In one Corallococcus sp. EGB genomic region, the following are encoded:
- a CDS encoding bifunctional nuclease family protein, producing MKTSDRANFFVAPFTAVVLALGGALFLPAFGIPGAIAAGEPAEGSKEKPCITEKGSDPRACTELVELEVKDVVPLEEAQTHAVVLTTKDGETVLPLFVDEGAAVSIAFRLAERPPPQPLSQDLLDDVVSKLGGKVTEVRIDDLRDNVYSGRVFLQQGKKEMALDARPSDSIAMAMHSQARIRVTRKVLAKAGITREEIESLKKQQDLGVGGSGGLGDGEDMGPLPPPPPMGPSGQPKPPSEDIGMDHSSRRHPLLAPMGKGQEIDL from the coding sequence GTGAAAACGTCCGACCGCGCCAATTTCTTCGTCGCTCCGTTCACGGCCGTGGTGCTGGCGCTGGGGGGAGCCTTGTTCCTTCCCGCGTTCGGGATCCCCGGCGCCATCGCCGCGGGTGAGCCGGCGGAAGGCAGCAAAGAGAAGCCCTGCATCACCGAGAAGGGCAGCGACCCCAGGGCCTGCACGGAGCTGGTGGAGCTGGAGGTGAAGGACGTGGTCCCCTTGGAGGAGGCGCAGACGCACGCCGTCGTGCTGACCACCAAGGACGGGGAGACGGTGCTCCCCCTCTTCGTGGACGAGGGCGCGGCGGTCTCCATCGCCTTCCGCCTCGCGGAGCGTCCGCCGCCCCAGCCGCTGTCGCAGGACCTGCTGGACGACGTGGTGTCCAAGCTGGGCGGCAAGGTGACAGAGGTGCGCATCGATGACCTGCGCGACAACGTCTACTCCGGCCGCGTCTTCCTCCAGCAGGGCAAGAAGGAGATGGCGCTGGACGCGAGGCCCTCGGACTCCATCGCCATGGCCATGCACAGCCAGGCCCGCATCCGCGTGACGCGCAAGGTGCTGGCCAAGGCGGGCATCACCCGCGAGGAGATCGAGTCCCTCAAGAAGCAGCAGGACCTGGGCGTGGGCGGCAGCGGCGGCCTGGGGGATGGCGAGGACATGGGTCCCCTGCCCCCGCCGCCTCCCATGGGCCCCTCCGGCCAACCGAAGCCGCCGTCCGAGGACATCGGCATGGATCACTCCTCCCGGCGGCACCCGCTGCTGGCGCCCATGGGCAAGGGCCAGGAGATTGATCTCTAG
- the pyk gene encoding pyruvate kinase: MRKAKIICTLGPASDSKEVIEALVKAGMNVARLNFSHGTHDEHRERVQRIRAVSKKLGVPVAILQDVQGPKVRLGRFEGGQLMVTTGDTVTVTTRAVLGQGRIIPTPVRTLPRDVEKGHEVLLDDGRVRLRVLKVNGQDVTCRVEVGGLLKDHKGLNLPGTAMSVPTLTEKDKVDLAFGQELGVDYVALSFVRSAQDVRQARALVAKRKTPLISKIEKPQAVENLEAIAAESDGVMVARGDLGVEMPLEQLPAIQKRAVREVNRMGGIVIVATEMLESMVLNARPTRAEVSDVANAILDGADAVMLSGETAAGRYPVDAVSTMARIVEETERSSVITLAHSPFERSEDLGTGVAAAAVAASRQLNIATIVAYTESGHSARLISEFRPGARIIGLTPNADTVNRMGLYWGVTGRQVKRIASTDAMLKQVRRLCQEEHLCKVGEPFILVAGVPLNVPGNTNLMSIHRA, translated from the coding sequence ATGCGCAAAGCGAAGATCATCTGCACGCTCGGTCCGGCATCGGACTCGAAGGAAGTCATCGAGGCGCTGGTGAAGGCGGGCATGAACGTGGCCCGGCTCAACTTCTCCCACGGGACGCACGATGAGCACCGCGAGCGGGTCCAGCGCATCCGCGCGGTGTCGAAGAAGCTGGGCGTGCCGGTGGCCATCCTCCAGGACGTGCAGGGCCCCAAGGTGCGCCTGGGGCGCTTCGAGGGCGGCCAGCTGATGGTGACCACCGGCGACACCGTGACGGTCACGACCCGGGCGGTGCTGGGACAGGGGCGCATCATCCCCACCCCGGTGCGCACGCTGCCCCGGGACGTGGAGAAGGGCCACGAGGTGCTGCTGGACGACGGCCGCGTGCGCCTGCGCGTGCTGAAGGTGAATGGCCAGGACGTCACGTGCCGCGTGGAGGTGGGTGGGCTGCTCAAGGATCACAAGGGGCTCAACCTGCCCGGCACGGCGATGTCGGTGCCCACGCTGACGGAGAAGGACAAGGTGGACCTGGCGTTCGGTCAGGAGCTGGGCGTGGACTACGTGGCGCTGTCCTTCGTGCGAAGCGCGCAGGACGTGCGCCAGGCGCGCGCGCTGGTGGCGAAGCGCAAGACGCCGCTCATCTCCAAGATTGAAAAGCCCCAGGCGGTGGAGAACCTGGAGGCCATCGCCGCGGAGTCGGATGGGGTGATGGTGGCCCGCGGCGATCTGGGCGTGGAGATGCCGCTGGAGCAGCTGCCCGCCATCCAGAAGCGCGCCGTGCGCGAGGTGAACCGCATGGGCGGCATCGTCATCGTCGCCACGGAGATGCTGGAGAGCATGGTGCTCAACGCCCGGCCCACGCGCGCGGAGGTGTCGGACGTGGCCAACGCCATCCTCGACGGCGCGGACGCGGTGATGCTGTCCGGCGAGACGGCCGCGGGCCGCTACCCCGTGGACGCGGTGTCCACCATGGCGCGCATCGTGGAGGAGACGGAGCGCAGCAGCGTCATCACCCTGGCCCACTCGCCCTTCGAGCGCTCCGAGGACCTGGGCACCGGCGTCGCCGCGGCGGCGGTGGCCGCGTCCCGGCAGCTCAACATCGCGACCATCGTCGCGTACACGGAGAGCGGCCACTCCGCGCGCCTCATCTCCGAGTTCCGCCCCGGCGCGCGCATCATCGGCCTGACGCCCAACGCGGACACGGTGAACCGGATGGGGCTGTACTGGGGGGTGACGGGCCGCCAGGTGAAGCGCATTGCGTCCACGGACGCCATGCTCAAGCAGGTGCGCCGGCTCTGCCAGGAGGAGCACCTCTGCAAGGTCGGCGAGCCCTTCATCCTGGTGGCCGGCGTACCGCTCAACGTGCCGGGCAATACCAACCTGATGAGCATCCACCGCGCCTGA
- the carA gene encoding glutamine-hydrolyzing carbamoyl-phosphate synthase small subunit: protein MTKRAVLALADGTTFEGRAFGATGETVGEVVFNTSMYGYQEILTDPSYVGQIVTMAYPEMGNIGANAEDEEAGLPHAVGMVVRSLTRTPSNWRSQETLDAYLARHGRVGIEGVDTRRLVRHLRTHGAQTGIISTENVSAAALSERARTAAGMEGLDLATGVSTKEPYVFTTPSPDVFLGTGDKRPEPELKYDVIAYDYGLKRSMLQYLVDVGCRVTVVPSHFTAEQVLAKKPHGVFLANGPGDPAAVKGADRTVAALLGKVPVFGICLGHQIMALALGGRTYKMKFGHRGGNQPVKDLTTGKVEITAQNHGFAVDDASLKGKAVVTHINLNDGTVEGLAVPDARAFSVQYHPEASPGPHDARYLFSRFATLMAGS, encoded by the coding sequence ATGACGAAGCGGGCGGTGCTCGCACTGGCGGATGGCACCACGTTCGAGGGTCGGGCCTTTGGCGCGACCGGCGAGACGGTGGGCGAGGTGGTGTTCAACACGTCCATGTACGGCTACCAGGAGATCCTCACGGACCCCTCGTACGTGGGGCAGATCGTCACGATGGCGTACCCGGAGATGGGCAACATCGGGGCGAACGCGGAGGACGAAGAGGCGGGGCTGCCGCACGCGGTGGGCATGGTGGTGCGCTCGCTGACGAGGACGCCCTCCAACTGGCGCTCGCAGGAGACGCTGGACGCGTACCTCGCGCGCCACGGCCGCGTGGGCATCGAGGGCGTGGACACCCGCCGGCTGGTGCGCCACCTGCGCACGCACGGCGCGCAGACGGGCATCATCTCCACGGAGAACGTGTCCGCCGCCGCCCTGTCCGAGCGCGCGCGCACCGCCGCCGGCATGGAGGGCCTGGACCTGGCCACGGGCGTGTCCACCAAGGAGCCCTACGTCTTCACCACGCCGTCGCCGGACGTGTTCCTGGGCACCGGTGACAAGCGCCCGGAGCCGGAGCTGAAGTACGACGTCATCGCGTACGACTACGGCCTCAAGCGCTCCATGCTCCAGTACCTGGTGGACGTGGGCTGCCGCGTGACGGTGGTGCCGTCCCACTTCACGGCGGAGCAGGTGCTGGCGAAGAAGCCGCACGGCGTCTTCCTTGCCAACGGCCCCGGCGACCCGGCCGCGGTGAAGGGCGCGGACCGCACGGTGGCGGCGCTCCTGGGCAAGGTGCCGGTGTTCGGCATCTGCCTGGGGCATCAGATCATGGCGCTCGCGCTGGGCGGCCGGACGTACAAGATGAAGTTCGGCCACCGCGGCGGCAACCAGCCCGTGAAGGACCTCACCACGGGCAAGGTGGAGATCACCGCGCAGAACCACGGCTTCGCGGTGGACGACGCCAGCCTCAAGGGCAAGGCCGTCGTCACGCACATCAACCTCAACGACGGCACGGTGGAGGGCCTGGCCGTTCCGGACGCGCGGGCCTTCAGCGTGCAGTACCACCCCGAGGCTTCGCCCGGCCCTCACGACGCGCGCTACCTGTTCAGCCGCTTCGCGACGCTGATGGCGGGTTCGTAG
- a CDS encoding dihydroorotase, with product MTPVLFQRARVIDPRNGVDGVRDVLVMDGRVAQVSEGPLPAPKDARVVDATDQWLVPGFIDLHVHLREPGEEGKETVLTGCRAAVAGGFTGVVAMPNTKVVNDSALVTELVLSRARDAALCHVYPAGAITKGLKGEELSEAGELIGAGCVALTDDGRPVMNAGLMRRVLQYATQFDVPVMVHEEDLTLSAGGAMHEGATSTRLGLRGIPSSAEVAMVARDLVLLEETKGRLHVAHVSCEGSVRLIREAKKRGLRVTCEVAPHHFTLDDRAVGDYDTHAKMAPPLRSDVDVRALREALVDGTVDAIATDHAPHGVSDKLVEFEKGINGIVGLETALGLTLALVHEGVLTPRRAVELLSDGPARVFGLPGGHLAPGAPADITLVSPSEEWTVDAHRFYSRSRNTPFHGRTLKGRVTQTWVGGRCVFEDGQLKESR from the coding sequence ATGACCCCGGTGCTCTTCCAGCGGGCGCGTGTCATCGACCCGCGCAATGGCGTGGACGGCGTTCGTGACGTGCTCGTGATGGACGGCCGCGTGGCCCAGGTGTCGGAAGGCCCCTTGCCCGCGCCGAAGGACGCGCGCGTGGTGGACGCCACCGACCAGTGGCTGGTGCCGGGCTTCATCGACCTGCACGTGCACCTGCGCGAGCCGGGAGAAGAGGGCAAGGAGACGGTCCTCACCGGCTGCCGCGCGGCGGTGGCGGGCGGCTTCACCGGCGTCGTCGCCATGCCCAACACGAAGGTGGTGAACGACAGCGCGCTCGTCACGGAGCTGGTGCTGTCGCGCGCGCGGGACGCGGCCCTGTGCCACGTGTACCCGGCGGGCGCCATCACCAAGGGGCTCAAGGGCGAGGAGCTGTCGGAGGCGGGCGAGCTGATTGGCGCCGGCTGCGTGGCGCTCACCGACGACGGCCGCCCGGTGATGAACGCGGGGCTGATGCGCCGGGTGCTCCAGTACGCCACCCAGTTCGACGTGCCGGTGATGGTCCACGAGGAGGACCTCACGCTGTCCGCCGGCGGCGCGATGCACGAGGGCGCCACGTCCACGCGGCTGGGCCTGCGCGGCATTCCGTCCTCCGCGGAGGTGGCCATGGTGGCGCGCGACCTGGTGCTCCTGGAGGAGACGAAGGGTCGCCTGCACGTGGCGCACGTGTCGTGCGAGGGCAGCGTGCGGCTCATCCGCGAGGCCAAGAAGCGCGGCCTGCGCGTCACCTGCGAGGTGGCGCCGCACCACTTCACCCTGGATGACCGGGCGGTGGGGGACTACGACACCCACGCGAAGATGGCGCCGCCGCTCCGGAGCGACGTGGACGTGAGGGCGCTGCGCGAGGCGCTGGTGGACGGCACGGTGGACGCCATCGCCACGGACCACGCGCCGCACGGCGTATCCGACAAGCTGGTGGAGTTCGAGAAGGGCATCAACGGCATCGTCGGGCTGGAGACGGCCCTGGGGCTCACCCTGGCGCTGGTGCACGAGGGCGTGCTCACCCCGCGCCGGGCGGTGGAGCTGCTGTCGGACGGGCCGGCGAGGGTATTCGGCCTGCCGGGCGGTCACCTGGCGCCTGGTGCCCCGGCGGACATCACGTTGGTGTCACCTTCGGAGGAGTGGACGGTGGATGCCCACCGGTTCTATTCCCGCAGTCGCAACACGCCCTTCCACGGGCGCACGCTGAAGGGTCGCGTGACGCAGACGTGGGTGGGCGGCCGGTGTGTGTTCGAGGACGGTCAGCTCAAGGAGTCGCGGTGA
- a CDS encoding aspartate carbamoyltransferase catalytic subunit, whose translation MRHLLGIAGWRRDELEALLDRAQTHLPGGPDASHVLRGRVVANLFFEDSTRTRSSFEVAARRLGADVLNWSYAGSSVSKGETLLDTARNIEAMGPAAIVIRHRSSGAPGLVARHVKCAVVNAGDGAHEHPSQALLDAFTLRQRWGRLDGRTVLIVGDVLHSRVARSNLLCLKALGARVVLCGPPTLLPPGLEEMGGEVSHHLDAVLPQADAVMCLRLQTERMSEAFLPSQREYSRLFGVTPARAERMKPDALVLHPGPINRGVELSPVVADGPRSVILEQVANGVAVRRAILEACAS comes from the coding sequence ATGAGACATCTTCTCGGAATCGCAGGCTGGCGGCGGGACGAGCTGGAAGCGCTGCTCGACCGTGCCCAGACGCACCTGCCCGGCGGACCGGATGCCTCGCACGTGCTGCGCGGCCGCGTCGTGGCGAACCTCTTCTTCGAGGACTCCACCCGGACGCGCTCCTCCTTCGAGGTGGCCGCGCGGAGGCTGGGCGCGGACGTCCTCAACTGGAGCTACGCGGGCTCCTCCGTGTCCAAGGGGGAGACGCTCCTGGACACCGCGCGCAACATCGAGGCCATGGGCCCCGCGGCCATCGTCATCCGCCACCGCTCCTCCGGCGCGCCGGGGCTCGTGGCCCGTCACGTGAAGTGCGCGGTGGTCAACGCGGGTGATGGCGCCCATGAGCATCCGTCCCAGGCCCTGCTGGACGCCTTCACCCTGCGCCAGCGCTGGGGCCGGCTGGACGGGCGCACGGTGCTGATTGTCGGCGACGTGCTGCACAGCCGCGTGGCGCGCTCCAACCTCTTGTGCCTCAAGGCGCTGGGGGCGCGCGTCGTGCTCTGCGGACCGCCCACCCTCCTGCCGCCAGGGCTGGAGGAGATGGGCGGAGAGGTTTCGCACCACCTGGACGCCGTGCTTCCCCAGGCGGACGCGGTGATGTGCCTGAGGCTGCAGACGGAGCGCATGTCGGAAGCCTTCCTGCCGTCCCAGCGGGAGTACTCGCGGCTGTTCGGTGTCACGCCCGCCCGCGCGGAGCGGATGAAGCCGGACGCCCTCGTGCTGCACCCCGGCCCCATCAACCGAGGCGTGGAGTTGTCGCCGGTGGTGGCGGACGGGCCTCGCAGCGTCATCCTGGAGCAGGTGGCCAACGGCGTCGCGGTGCGCCGGGCCATCCTGGAGGCGTGCGCATCATGA